A window of Elgaria multicarinata webbii isolate HBS135686 ecotype San Diego chromosome 2, rElgMul1.1.pri, whole genome shotgun sequence contains these coding sequences:
- the PROSER1 gene encoding proline and serine-rich protein 1 isoform X1, which translates to MDKKAFEMVLDEIRKAVLMEYKLKAIEYVHGYFSSEQIVELLRYFSWAEPQLKAMKALQHKMVAVSAAKVVNILNCFTFSKDKLIALELLASNIIDAQNYRLIEDLFRTSMSEKKRCRRILEQASKAGCKAPHAMISSCGMIPGNPYPKGKPSRINGVFPGSPVKKENEDYTNEGKGIAARILGPSKPAPATYNPHKPVPYPIPPCRPHATIAPSAYNNAGLVPLANVIAPGLPAPPPYTSSHVGTGKAENEELSNQAKPSQSQAFATQTNHLFTPHGSNPAASPAPTPSSVKAISHSSALPSPTVPGISMSTPVHPVFPGQVISVHPPQPSTPTPPVVKSHSLPGVPATSAHCATSAPLPTTFSGLASVLPAAAGLSTPCATPAPNEAFASSSAPFASLPFSAASVTASANNPNSLSSAFSGLPLSLTPTPQGIASPVPSAIASSPATSLPCPLNFPNPLLSVLKGFLSVSDSSIMNSTALPSAVTAELASLSGLASQNSEASSSSSNKCYTPTATSALQHPSSSGLSIFPGLPSQPGASNSATPPALPAQSPLTTLPSSLMPVSCVSSVALPHCPSPANPEQQGSSTPAATAIPALVKTEPMSPTLSGFKGPAAHSAGPSHSTSGLPALGHAYTSATSLPGSLPSPLNPALSSLSSFGAPLNSSPSIAPHGSSAPIAPVYNALPPFTSLTSSFAFTGNPALTPAGSLLPIPPATTSAISAPHVSSTSTVLPPLIASAAAPAPPFPLNLCSAVPSLFSVPQVPLGSCSSSFPPFPVSNTPSVTPALPSFPGLQASSTVAAVAPLPAAATAPSPAPVLPGFASAFSSNFNSALVAQAGLNSGLQAPGNTVFPGLLSLPGIPGLAQSATQSSLQELQHSAAAQSALLQAHTASALESYASQPDGFTTYPPAPGTPGTPFSLQASLPQSGWQ; encoded by the exons AAAATGGTAGCTGTTTCTGCAGCAAAAGTGGTTAACATCCTCAACTGTTTCACTTTTAGCAAAGACAAGCTTATTGCGCTAGAGCTGTTGGCTTC CAATATTATAGATGCTCAGAATTATCGCCTTATTGAAGACCTCTTCAGAACTAGCATGTCTGAGAAGAAGAGGTGCAGAAGAATTCTCGAACAG GCTTCCAAAGCAGGGTGCAAAGCACCTCATGCTATGATATCTTCCTGTGGTATGATTCCCGGAAACCCTTATCCCAAGGGGAAGCCGAGTCGCAtaaatggagttttccca GGGTCTCCTGTCAAAAAGGAGAATGAAGACTATACTAATGAAGGCAAGGGAATAGCAGCTCGTATCCTTGGACCATCCAAACCA GCTCCAGCAACATATAACCCACATAAACCTGTTCCTTATCCTATCCCTCCATGTCGACCACATGCAACAATTGCACCAA GTGCTTACAACAATGCGGGTCTTGTTCCACTGGCTAATGTCATAGCTCCTGGTTTACCAGCTCCGCCACCATATACGTCTAGTCATGTAGGAACAGGTAAAGCAG AAAATGAAGAACTTTCCAATCAGGCAAAACCTTCTCAAAGCCAAG CTTTTGCTACACAAACGAATCATCTCTTTACACCTCATGGTTCTAAccctgctgcttctccagccccaACCCCATCATCTGTTAAGGCAATAAGCCATTCATCAGCACTTCCATCTCCAACCGTTCCAGGGATAAGCATGTCCACCCCTGTCCATCCTGTCTTCCCTGGCCAGGTCATCTCCGTCCATCCGCCTCAGCCATCGACTCCCACCCCTCCTGTCGTCAAATCCCATTCACTGCCTGGTGTTCCTGCCACCTCTGCTCACTGTGCCACCTCTGCTCCGCTCCCTACAACTTTCTCTGGGCTAGCTTCTGTGCTGCCTGCTGCAGCAGGGCTCTCCACACCGTGTGCCACTCCTGCACCTAACGAAGCTTTTGCATCTTCCTCTGCACCATTTGCCAGCCTGCCTTTTTCTGCAGCATCTGTCACCGCCTCGGCTAATAACCCTAATTCATTGTCATCTGCTTTTTCCGGCCTGCCTTTGTCTTTGACGCCCACTCCTCAGGGGATAGCTAGTCCCGTTCCTTCTGCCATTGCCAGTTCCCCGGCCACTAGCCTACCATGTCCCCTTAACTTTCCTAACCCACTTCTGTCAGTCTTAAAGGGGTTTCTGTCAGTAAGCGATAGCTCAATAATGAATTCAACCGCTCTGCCTTCTGCCGTGACAGCTGAGCTTGCGTCTTTGTCTGGACTTGCTAGCCAGAATTCTGAAGCGTCCTCTTCATCCAGTAACAAATGTTACACTCCAACGGCTACCTCTGCCCTTCAGCATCCTTCCTCTTCGGGGCTGTCCATTTTCCCCGGACTCCCATCTCAGCCTGGAGCTAGCAATAGCGCAACCCCTCCTGCGTTACCAGCACAGTCCCCTTTAACCACGTTGCCATCTTCCCTTATGCCAGTCAGCTGTGTCTCCTCAGTTGCTCTTCCACATTGTCCAAGCCCTGCTAATCCTGAGCAGCAGGGCTCATCCACCCCAGCTGCCACCGCAATCCCAGCTCTGGTTAAAACCGAGCCCATGAGCCCGACCCTTTCAGGTTTCAAAGGCCCTGCTGCGCATTCTGCTGGGCCTTCTCATAGCACTTCAGGCTTGCCAGCACTTGGCCATGCATATACCTCAGCTACTTCGTTGCCAGGCAGCTTACCTAGTCCCCTTAATCCAGCACTATCGAGCCTGTCCTCCTTCGGTGCTCCGCTGAACAGCTCCCCTTCCATCGCCCCGCATGGTTCATCTGCTCCAATCGCTCCGGTATATAATGCACTTCCCCCGTTCACTTCATTGACCAGCAGTTTTGCTTTTACTGGCAACCCAGCACTTACCCCAGCAGGGTCTCTGTTGCCCATTCCACCTGCGACCACGTCAGCCATTTCTGCCCCTCACGTCAGCTCCACAAGCACTGTTCTCCCACCGCTCATTGCTTCGGCGGCTGCTCCAGCTCCACCGTTTCCCCTTAACTTATGCAGCGCTGTCCCTTCCCTGTTTTCTGTTCCTCAAGTACCTCTAGGCTCATGCAGCTCatccttccctcctttccctgTCTCTAACACTCCCTCTGTCactcctgctctcccttctttccCTGGGCTCCAGGCATCTTCTACAGTAGCAGCAGTCGCACCGCTGCCGGCAGCTGCCACAGCCCCATCTCCGGCTCCAGTGCTGCCAGGGTTTGCCTCGGCCTTTAGCTCAAACTTCAACTCTGCACTTGTTGCACAGGCTGG CCTGAATTCTGGGCTTCAGGCCCCTGGAAACACAGTTTTCCCAGGACTCCTTTCTCTTCCTGGCATCCCTGGACTTGCCCAGAGTGCTACACAGTCCTCCCTACAGGAACTTCAGCACAGTGCAGCTGCACAGTCAGCGTTACTACAG GCGCACACTGCTTCTGCTCTGGAGAGCTACGCATCTCAACCGGATGGTTTTACTACATATCCTCCAGCACCAGGAACACCTGGAACACCTTTTTCATTGCAGGCGAGTCTTCCCCAGAGTGGATGGCAATAA
- the PROSER1 gene encoding proline and serine-rich protein 1 isoform X2 has translation MDKKAFEMVLDEIRKAVLMEYKLKAIEYVHGYFSSEQIVELLRYFSWAEPQLKAMKALQHKMVAVSAAKVVNILNCFTFSKDKLIALELLASNIIDAQNYRLIEDLFRTSMSEKKRCRRILEQASKAGCKAPHAMISSCGMIPGNPYPKGKPSRINGVFPGSPVKKENEDYTNEGKGIAARILGPSKPAPATYNPHKPVPYPIPPCRPHATIAPSAYNNAGLVPLANVIAPGLPAPPPYTSSHVGTENEELSNQAKPSQSQAFATQTNHLFTPHGSNPAASPAPTPSSVKAISHSSALPSPTVPGISMSTPVHPVFPGQVISVHPPQPSTPTPPVVKSHSLPGVPATSAHCATSAPLPTTFSGLASVLPAAAGLSTPCATPAPNEAFASSSAPFASLPFSAASVTASANNPNSLSSAFSGLPLSLTPTPQGIASPVPSAIASSPATSLPCPLNFPNPLLSVLKGFLSVSDSSIMNSTALPSAVTAELASLSGLASQNSEASSSSSNKCYTPTATSALQHPSSSGLSIFPGLPSQPGASNSATPPALPAQSPLTTLPSSLMPVSCVSSVALPHCPSPANPEQQGSSTPAATAIPALVKTEPMSPTLSGFKGPAAHSAGPSHSTSGLPALGHAYTSATSLPGSLPSPLNPALSSLSSFGAPLNSSPSIAPHGSSAPIAPVYNALPPFTSLTSSFAFTGNPALTPAGSLLPIPPATTSAISAPHVSSTSTVLPPLIASAAAPAPPFPLNLCSAVPSLFSVPQVPLGSCSSSFPPFPVSNTPSVTPALPSFPGLQASSTVAAVAPLPAAATAPSPAPVLPGFASAFSSNFNSALVAQAGLNSGLQAPGNTVFPGLLSLPGIPGLAQSATQSSLQELQHSAAAQSALLQAHTASALESYASQPDGFTTYPPAPGTPGTPFSLQASLPQSGWQ, from the exons AAAATGGTAGCTGTTTCTGCAGCAAAAGTGGTTAACATCCTCAACTGTTTCACTTTTAGCAAAGACAAGCTTATTGCGCTAGAGCTGTTGGCTTC CAATATTATAGATGCTCAGAATTATCGCCTTATTGAAGACCTCTTCAGAACTAGCATGTCTGAGAAGAAGAGGTGCAGAAGAATTCTCGAACAG GCTTCCAAAGCAGGGTGCAAAGCACCTCATGCTATGATATCTTCCTGTGGTATGATTCCCGGAAACCCTTATCCCAAGGGGAAGCCGAGTCGCAtaaatggagttttccca GGGTCTCCTGTCAAAAAGGAGAATGAAGACTATACTAATGAAGGCAAGGGAATAGCAGCTCGTATCCTTGGACCATCCAAACCA GCTCCAGCAACATATAACCCACATAAACCTGTTCCTTATCCTATCCCTCCATGTCGACCACATGCAACAATTGCACCAA GTGCTTACAACAATGCGGGTCTTGTTCCACTGGCTAATGTCATAGCTCCTGGTTTACCAGCTCCGCCACCATATACGTCTAGTCATGTAGGAACAG AAAATGAAGAACTTTCCAATCAGGCAAAACCTTCTCAAAGCCAAG CTTTTGCTACACAAACGAATCATCTCTTTACACCTCATGGTTCTAAccctgctgcttctccagccccaACCCCATCATCTGTTAAGGCAATAAGCCATTCATCAGCACTTCCATCTCCAACCGTTCCAGGGATAAGCATGTCCACCCCTGTCCATCCTGTCTTCCCTGGCCAGGTCATCTCCGTCCATCCGCCTCAGCCATCGACTCCCACCCCTCCTGTCGTCAAATCCCATTCACTGCCTGGTGTTCCTGCCACCTCTGCTCACTGTGCCACCTCTGCTCCGCTCCCTACAACTTTCTCTGGGCTAGCTTCTGTGCTGCCTGCTGCAGCAGGGCTCTCCACACCGTGTGCCACTCCTGCACCTAACGAAGCTTTTGCATCTTCCTCTGCACCATTTGCCAGCCTGCCTTTTTCTGCAGCATCTGTCACCGCCTCGGCTAATAACCCTAATTCATTGTCATCTGCTTTTTCCGGCCTGCCTTTGTCTTTGACGCCCACTCCTCAGGGGATAGCTAGTCCCGTTCCTTCTGCCATTGCCAGTTCCCCGGCCACTAGCCTACCATGTCCCCTTAACTTTCCTAACCCACTTCTGTCAGTCTTAAAGGGGTTTCTGTCAGTAAGCGATAGCTCAATAATGAATTCAACCGCTCTGCCTTCTGCCGTGACAGCTGAGCTTGCGTCTTTGTCTGGACTTGCTAGCCAGAATTCTGAAGCGTCCTCTTCATCCAGTAACAAATGTTACACTCCAACGGCTACCTCTGCCCTTCAGCATCCTTCCTCTTCGGGGCTGTCCATTTTCCCCGGACTCCCATCTCAGCCTGGAGCTAGCAATAGCGCAACCCCTCCTGCGTTACCAGCACAGTCCCCTTTAACCACGTTGCCATCTTCCCTTATGCCAGTCAGCTGTGTCTCCTCAGTTGCTCTTCCACATTGTCCAAGCCCTGCTAATCCTGAGCAGCAGGGCTCATCCACCCCAGCTGCCACCGCAATCCCAGCTCTGGTTAAAACCGAGCCCATGAGCCCGACCCTTTCAGGTTTCAAAGGCCCTGCTGCGCATTCTGCTGGGCCTTCTCATAGCACTTCAGGCTTGCCAGCACTTGGCCATGCATATACCTCAGCTACTTCGTTGCCAGGCAGCTTACCTAGTCCCCTTAATCCAGCACTATCGAGCCTGTCCTCCTTCGGTGCTCCGCTGAACAGCTCCCCTTCCATCGCCCCGCATGGTTCATCTGCTCCAATCGCTCCGGTATATAATGCACTTCCCCCGTTCACTTCATTGACCAGCAGTTTTGCTTTTACTGGCAACCCAGCACTTACCCCAGCAGGGTCTCTGTTGCCCATTCCACCTGCGACCACGTCAGCCATTTCTGCCCCTCACGTCAGCTCCACAAGCACTGTTCTCCCACCGCTCATTGCTTCGGCGGCTGCTCCAGCTCCACCGTTTCCCCTTAACTTATGCAGCGCTGTCCCTTCCCTGTTTTCTGTTCCTCAAGTACCTCTAGGCTCATGCAGCTCatccttccctcctttccctgTCTCTAACACTCCCTCTGTCactcctgctctcccttctttccCTGGGCTCCAGGCATCTTCTACAGTAGCAGCAGTCGCACCGCTGCCGGCAGCTGCCACAGCCCCATCTCCGGCTCCAGTGCTGCCAGGGTTTGCCTCGGCCTTTAGCTCAAACTTCAACTCTGCACTTGTTGCACAGGCTGG CCTGAATTCTGGGCTTCAGGCCCCTGGAAACACAGTTTTCCCAGGACTCCTTTCTCTTCCTGGCATCCCTGGACTTGCCCAGAGTGCTACACAGTCCTCCCTACAGGAACTTCAGCACAGTGCAGCTGCACAGTCAGCGTTACTACAG GCGCACACTGCTTCTGCTCTGGAGAGCTACGCATCTCAACCGGATGGTTTTACTACATATCCTCCAGCACCAGGAACACCTGGAACACCTTTTTCATTGCAGGCGAGTCTTCCCCAGAGTGGATGGCAATAA